Proteins co-encoded in one Oncorhynchus kisutch isolate 150728-3 linkage group LG1, Okis_V2, whole genome shotgun sequence genomic window:
- the LOC109889485 gene encoding diacylglycerol kinase epsilon-like, which translates to MSMEGDEGNRDQSSREEWTLLFWTSLAVVVPVIITLWCSVQRSKRKIHMKDFFRKSKHGWHCTDLFNKPTYCCVCQQHILQGAFCDCCGVCADETCLRRADRSLVCKEIMAPSQADGTLEHRWVRGNVPLCSVCVVCKEQCGNQPKLCDFRCVWCQTMVHDDCKASLSDGEQCELGEFRSLIIPPHYLHHVNKLRRRHPDEYSKLASACGSSWTPVLVLANTRSGNNMGEALLGEFRTILNPVQVFDLSELPPSKALQLCTLLPPGSVRVLVCGGDGTVGWVLDAIDTMKLKGQDQFIPRVMILPLGTGNDLSNSLGWGSGYAGEIPVEQVLRNVLEAEVVKMDRWKVQVASKGLYFRKPKVLSMNNYFSVGPDALMALNFHTHREKTPSFFSSRIINKAVYFMYGTKDCLVQECKDLDKRIELELDGERVALPSLEGIIVCNIGYWGGGCRLWEGMGDEPYPPTRLDDGLLEVVGVFGSFHCAQIQVKMANPVRLGQAHTVRLVLKTSRMPMQVDGEPWAQGPCTITITHKTQAFMLYHSAEQTDDDDESSTSEAESSAPHDSPKPAGPSSARA; encoded by the exons ATGTCAATGGAGGGGGACGAGGGAAACCGTGACCAATCGTCACGGGAAGAGTGGACACTCCTGTTTTGGACCTCTCTCGCTGTCGTAGTGCCCGTGATCATTACATTGTGGTGCAGTGTCCAACGCTCCAAACGGAAAATACACATGAAAGACTTCTTCCGCAAGAGCAAGCACGGCTGGCACTGCACCGACCTGTTCAACAAGCCCACCTACTGCTGTGTATGCCAACAACACATTCTACAAGGGGCATTCTGCGACTGCTGCGGAGTGTGCGCCGACGAGACATGCCTGCGTCGGGCCGACCGGAGCCTTGTTTGCAAAGAGATTATGGCTCCGTCCCAAGCGGATGGGACACTAGAGCACCGCTGGGTCCGGGGAAACGTCCCTCTCTgcagtgtctgtgtggtctgcaAGGAGCAATGTGGGAACCAACCGAAGCTGTGTGACTTCAG gtgtgtgtggtgtcagacaATGGTGCACGATGACTGCAAGGCCAGCCTGTCGGACGGGGAGCAGTGTGAGCTGGGCGAGTTCCGCAGCCTCATCATCCCCCCTCACTACCTCCACCACGTCAACAAGCTCCGCCGCAGGCATCCCGATGAGTACAGcaag CTGGCGTCTGCCTGTGGGAGCAGCTGGACTCCAGTGCTGGTCCTGGCCAACACTCGCAGTGGGAACAACATGGGGGAGGCTCTGCTTGGAGAGTTCCGCACCATCCTCAACCCTGTCCag gtGTTTGACCTGTCGGAGCTGCCTCCCTCTAAGGCTCTGCAGCTGTGCACCCTGCTGCCTCCAGGCAGTGTTAGGGTGCTGGTGTGTGGCGGGGACGGAACCGTGGGTTGGGTGCTGGATGCCATCGACACCATGAAGCTCAAG GGCCAAGATCAGTTCATCCCCAGGGTGATGATCCTGCCCCTGGGCACAGGGAACGATCTGTCCAACTCCCTGGGCTGGGGGTCGGGCTACGCCGGGGAGATCCCTGTGGAGCAGGTGCTCCGGAACGTCCTCGAAGCAGAGGTGGTCAAGATGGACAG GTGGAAAGTTCAGGTAGCCTCAAAGGGGCTCTACTTTCGTAAGCCAAAG GTCCTGTCCATGAATAACTATTTCTCAGTGGGCCCGGATGCCCTGATGGCGCTCAACTTCCACACCCACCGTGAGAAGACCCCCTCCTTCTTCTCCAGCCGCATCATCAACAAG GCTGTATATTTCATGTACGGCACCAAAGATTGCTTAGTTCAAGAATGCAAAGACCTGGATAAGAGGATTGAG TTGGAgttggatggagagagagtggccCTGCCCAGTCTGGAGGGCATCATCGTGTGTAACATCGGCTACTGGGGCGGAGGCTGTCGTCTGTGGGAGGGCATGGGGGACGAGCCCTACCCCCCTACGCG GCTGGATGACGGACTGCTCGAGGTGGTGGGTGTGTTTGGCTCCTTCCACTGTGCTCAGATCCAAGTCAAGATGGCCAACCCGGTGCGGCTGGGCCAGGCCCACACAGTCCGG CTGGTGCTGAAGACGTCCCGGATGCCCATGCAGGTGGACGGGGAGCCGTGGGCCCAGGGCCCGtgcaccatcaccatcacccacAAGACCCAGGCCTTCATGCTCTACCACAGCGCCGAGCAGACGGACGACGACGACGAATCCAGCACCTCCGAGGCTGAGAGCTCCGCCCCCCATGACTCTCCCAAGCCAGCAGGTCCCTCCTCTGCTCGTGCCTGA